The DNA region GGTTGATCTTGAGTGGTGAGTTTTTTTGctctcggtgatgatggaatgGGGCATGCTGACAGGAATTTAGGACTTGGCTGTAAGAGTAAATGTAGAACATaaaaaagaggaggactGTGCTTACTGTTATGGGTTTTATATAAACGCATATGAGCCTGAACAGAGAGTAGATTCTGTGCTTGCCGCTGGTATTTGTTCCAAGCACGTTAAAAAACAATGCATTTACAATCCTGTCGACcatcaaaatcaccaaaagaaaaggcaAGCGCTTCTATTCCATTTGATGCCTGTTGTCTATCAATGACCataacctccccctctttgTCCATGTGTATAACCCAGTGCCCTTCACCAACGATGTAACCATGGAAAAAaacatccccttccccaacgcCAATAactcccaaaagaaaaagcaagcGTCAACCATCCCGTTAAAGACTtgtcaaaaaaaaagggtatcTCGCTCTATCCACCCATCAATATCCTCCGCTGTATGCCACTGGCCCCCAATCGAATCTACCACAGTGAGTCAGAAAAATTAAAAAGACATCACTGCCAATCCAAACTCCCCGCCTGCCACCCCATCTTCTCATTCCTCCTCGAGGCCGTCTCCctgctctcctccttggccatgCTGGCCTTGATGATCATGCACTGCTGGCACCGCTGCGCCTTGTTCGACTTGCCCGTCCGCCCGACGTCCACCGCGCCGCAGTACTTGTGTGTGATCTCGTCATCCCAGTTCTGCGGCTTTTGACCCGCCACCTTGGTCTTGGAGTCGTAGGATTTGCCCATTTTGTTCTGTTTCGATCCCGCggaaagagggagggagggggttctTTGTTGAGATAGGGGTTGCTATGGTGGTGGCCCCAGTAAGGTAGGCGGGTTTGGGGCTCGCTGGGCTGTTGGGGAAAGGATGATATTCGAGGAAGTCGCAGGTAGAACGATGACGATGTTTTCTTCCAGTCCACCGAGGTATGTAAATAGTCTGTGTGAGATCGTGTAGGTGTTGCTGTGAAAGCgtggtgttgtcgaggaAAGGTGGTCAAAAGGAGGTCTGAATAAACAGGTGACGGCTGATAAATATAGAACCAGAAAGACCAGAAAAATCCTTCCTTTTTTGTGCGCCCGCTCGGTGTGTGCGCCTGCCACTCTGCCCAAAAGAGCCGAGTTGTGTCTGTGTGGTTGCTCCCGGTGTGGTGTGACAAAGGCGAGCACCTGCCACGTTTATGACGTCATGCTGCTCCAAGGAAGGCACTTTCAGGGTCCGGGCCAAGCAATTCGGGGTTAGGGGTAGAGGTGACTCGATTCGCCACTGCCTGTTTCTCGGTGTCGCCGTTCGGCATGTCATGAGGCTTCAGTCCACCTGACCCATTGAGTGTGGGATGGCAGCAGGTAACAGAAATGGTTTGACATGAACAATGGCAAAAACACGGCTGTAGTAGACAGTCTACTACACAGAATAAAAAATATGCAAAAGTGAAAGTGAATTGGGGCCACCCGGGGATTGAACCCGGGACCTCTCGCAAGAAATGCTTTAGGGTGTACCCTAAGCGAGAATCATACCACTAGACCAGCGGCCCTTTCTAATTCGATGACGCTGATCTCCAGAAACTCGTCTTATGTCGCTAGAAAAAATTTGCAACCTGTGTAACCATCTATTGGAATGCCGTGTTAGGGGAGTACTTTGAGGGATAAGGAGGAAGCATGATGAAGATAATAGTATCGTTTGATGAAATTCTGACATTTGAAGAAAATGTACCTAGCATGTCAATGCAACGGTGGTTCCCCGAGAAGTAAGTCAAGATGGTTCAAGATAACAACGCGAAAAGTCAGGCCTCTGTTCACCTTCATTCTACAACGGTGCACCAAGAGATTGACAACTATCACATAGCAAAATTGAACGTTGAAATGTCATCAGCCAAGTCGTATCCATTGAGGAATATTCACAAAACCCAAACTACCACTcgcaacctcacccccaactcccatACCGATTGAAATTCACCAAAAAGCTTCTTCctatcaacctccccattcCCTCCCCAAATTCTTGAACACTGGCAGTCCACAGAGCCACCTACCCTTCAAACCCCTTAGGCACGGCCACTAAGACGCTGAAGGGCGTCAAGCAAAGCCCGGCAAGTAGTCCCGGCACCGCAGGCGCCACCGGCGGCTCCAGTTCCAGCACCAGCCTCAGCTCCAACGCCtgcaccagcaccgccagcagcagcgttATCAGGAACAAAGATGCCCCACTCGCCAACCAAGCTATCAACAGTAAGAGTAAGCTCATTCTCCTCGAGCTCAAACTCCAATTCGCCGACACCAGCACCAATGACGAATCCATTGGCCTCGGGGCAGAAGCGACCAATCTGACCAGCGCTGATATCAAGCGTGTTGTCAGCAGTAAGAATGTAATCAATCTTCTGCAGCGTCAGCCCATCAGTGCCGCCACCAGCGATGGCGACCTTGTACGAGACTGGCTCGAGGGCCTTGAAGCCGGGGGGAGGCGCGGCAGGGGACTTGTTCTCGGTTACGATCATGGATCTGCCTTCTTGATTTTGGAATTCGACCTCGAAGACGCCGTTGGTCTGGGAGTTGTCAGTTTTGGTTCTGCTAGGGTCGTCATtcggggggaagggggatgctTACGCCAGCAGGGAAGAGAGTATCGGTTTTGATGTTGCCACCGCCTAGTTCGACCGCCTCGCCGAACTGGGCCTCTTGCTCAACCTCGTTCTCTTCGCCTTCCTCACCGCCTtcgccaccgccggcggcgggagGTGGGGTAGCAGGGACAGCTGTGGCTGTTGGAGCGGCGGTGGCAGAGACGATGGCGGAGGAAGAGACACGGGAAGCATTTCTTCCACGACGGTCAGCCGCGGAAACACCACCGTGGTTTTCACCGTTGTGAGGGGCCGGGAgggcagaggcagagagggCCAGGATGGCGGAGAAGAGAGCGCAGGACAGCTTCATCTTGGAGGCTTTGTTGGGTGTGTGTTGTCTTGTTGTTtatggaaaagaaagaagacgTCAAGGAATGTGATCGTAGTTGCGAAGCTCGTAAGTTTTAATGAATGAATGGACCAGCCAACCAAGAAATGAAGTTGtgaggaaaagagggaagaaAGAAGGTCGGGTTGGGGAATGGAACAACTGCTGGtgaggctgatgatgaaagGAATGTCCAGGTGAAAGCCCGGTATCATGGTGGCCATACAGGCGTACTTATATTGATCCTCCCTCATGACCGAACAAGTTCCTATCGGGAAAATCTCATTAAGAGCTAAGCTGATCGAAACATCGCCAAGGGATTGACCAGATGACTTCACTGAGGAGTGATGGTTTGGCCTGCTGTCAACTGGGTTGTAAGGGTCAGTCGTGCAAGTTCAACCGAAGAAAGGGGCGGCCGCACTGCCCGGAGGCCCGCGAATGCGGAAAGATGCATGCTGGGAAAAGGGCCAAGACTCGCTCTATATGAGCAATGGACGTTTGGCGTAACATGGAGGCACTGGAAAACGAATAAGCTTTGTCACCACTCCACATGACAGAGGTCTTGAGATGAGGCTGCCACGGTGTAATTCGCTGGTGCTGCCAAAAGCTGACCTGCAGGCAGCATGTTTAGGCTCGACTTGCCTTGGATGATGTTGCCGACCAGGGGTCGAGCTGGGGTCAACTCCACAGATCTGATACCAAGGGCGATCCACCCACACCTTTCCTCGGCGTTTTACATTGGCGCTCCTGGGCACTCCTTGGCTTTCTGAGACTCTGGTGCGGAAGAGATCCCTATCTGGGAGCGGTCAGTCAAGTgagagtggtggtgggagagctTCAGTGGTCATCTGATCCATCCGAGTTAAATTCAGCATAAGCGCTGTCTCCCTTTAAACGTGCTGCACACCCGACGTACGGGAACGcgaagccaaaaaaaaaaagacccaTCGGCGTCTGTTGCTCAAGGAAAAGAGGTCAGAATGAAGCAGTTACCCTGTATTAGTGGCAATGCCCCCGGAAACGCCATACATGGCCTGATAACTGTCCAGATTAGCTAATAATGCCAATAATGTTTCGAGTACACAGCCCCATCGGTTTGGGATCACACTGGTTGATGTGGGCATCTTGGGAGACGAGAGTGGGCGAATTGGCATTACCAATGATGGCTCATATATTATCGCCATGAGATGATAATTTATGGACTGGGGGATAGTACGGGGTCATTAACCAGTCCAACTGGCTTCGAGGCGCAAGGGAGCATGGGAATATCGTTGTGGCCTGTGCTTTGAGGGCCAAGAGTCGGAGATAAGGCAAGCTTTGCCAAGGCTCGGCTCGACTTTCCCCAGCGGTCTGGGCTCGACAGGCGCTGGCCCAGTGGTGATGCTGTTTTCTTGTCTCGACTTGGCTTTTGGTTGAAGTCTTGGAGACCAGCCAAGGACATGTTTTGCGGATTGTGATTCTTGGAAACAGCAAGTCGAACAAGATCAAACGGGTATTGGTCTCCGTGTGTTCATAGGAAACCGCGGGGCCAAAGCTGCAAAACAGCTAGGTACCTAGCGTAAGGTGTCTGCTCTGGGAGAGTGAGAATAGCTTCATCCGATAAGGCGCAGCCGATGGAAAATAAAACGGGACAGAAAGTTCGGGTGTCTGTGTGGTCGTAGACGTCGTAATAGGACAGGAATGATAGGAAGTCGTCGACGAGGGAAACGGCAAGAACGGCAATGGGTCGCGTGTGCTTCATCAACGAACATTGTCATCCTGCCGATTGGGATCTGGCAGTGTTACGCCACACTAGCGCAGGGCCCTGGGCTGGAGCTGGGCCAATCGGAGGTGGCTTGTTCACAGGGGTCCCACAAGCCGACGTTTTGacttcttcccctttctccacctccatccgGCTGCACAAGCCGATCACTGTCTGATCGACCTGCTGCTTTTGGCACGCAATGGCAGCCAACCTCGCACAAGGACGCTCCAGTTCTCTCACAACTGCGGCTGGCTTGGCAATGCTGCCGTCTCACCATGCACCCCCGTCTGATACACCTTCGAGAGGGGTCATCGCTGCAACTTGCGTCTCTGGCTGAGGCAGAGGATTGGTGAACATGAGAGCCTGTGCGTTGAGAACTTCCGGATTCGGTTCCTTCTTCGTGGCCCCTTGAACTCGAACTGTATCAGCCGCGCCGAGATACCCGATTATCAGTGGTGGGTGGACTGCCCAGGGGTGagtgtttggtgttttgagtGCTCTCCAAGGTGATGGAGGACGCCTTATTACCTTTGCTGGGCGTCACTCGTTTCGTGAGAATTTCCCTTTTTTGCTTCCTTTCCGTCTCTTTCACTTTCCTCTTCTCACTTTTTGAAAGGGCAGCTGGTCTGCAATTGTGGCTAGCTAGTGATTGTCCCTCTTTGGATTTCCTTCTTTTGACTTTCCTTCATTAAGTGTATTCATATTTCAAcgatcctcctcatcggaCAGGAACCGACGACGCTGGATCGTAGACGACAGCGCTGGTATATTTCACAACGACAGCAACCAAACGGCAAGATGAGGGTTACAGGACCAAGTGATCGCAGGAGGAACCATGCGTGGCTGGAAATGAGGAGCCGCGAGAGGCGTTGGACTCGACGACAaatcgaggaggaggaagacaCCTCGGACTCGGATGGCGAAACTTCTGGGGACGACTCTGGAGACGATTCATctgatggcgaggatgatgtaCCGACGGTGCCCACACCAAGACCTCTCCTTCCCGTTCCCACGGTAGGGGCTGGCGCTGGGGTTAGTCTACTGCCCGTTCCCGGTACCCCCGCTCCCGTCCCTGGTGGGACATTGGGTGCCGATGAGGGCGGCGTCGATGATGGTCTGACTTCAGAGTCTGATGGCATCGACTCTGGCGACGACGATTCGCCggatgaggacgaagaggaggaaaatgctgtccccccatctcccgtCGACGGCTCTTCGTCCACATCGACATCCTCCATTGATGGTCCTGCTCCTACCGGAAGCAGCTCATCCAGCTCGCTTACGGCATCTGCGACCATCACCTCTTCCAGCACGAGTACTCAGTCTTCTAGCACCGTTACCGAGTCTGCTTCGGCATCCAGCACACCGACCATTGACGACGTTTTGACATCGGTAACCGCGGAGCCAACCTCTTTGCCACCTTTGGCACTACCCGAAGTCTCCCCAACACCCGGGACAACTGGCGGTGCTACAGTTGACCAGGAACAGCTCGGGGCATCGCCAAGCAGGATGAACGCAGGTGCGGCAGCAGGCATCATTATTGGCACGCTTGGTAGGTTCTCTGACATTTCACTTCGGTAACTAGCATCTAACCTCAGCACTCAGCCATCATTGGATGCTTGATCGGCGCGGCTTTCTTCTGGCGCAAATGGAGGCGTGATCGCGGACAACCCTTCATGCCCGTCATTGTCCTGCCATGGAAGAAAGATAAAGACGGCTACGACTCGGATGCTGCTCTAGTACCCCCTAAAATCAATGAGAAAACCAACACGGCCATCATGGATGATCTCATGAAGGCGGCATATCAAGCCGAGAACGGGAATGACATGGAATATTACGGAGGGTACCCACCCGACAAGAGGGAGCTCCACCCCAACATGATCGACGAAAAGGCCTATGTTGCCCTGGCTGGGCATCTCACCCCAAGGACCCCAAAGAAGCCCGTGTCGACCTGGCTGGGCGGTATCGTGACACCCCGACAGTCTCAGGGCCCCGCGTTCCCCCCTAGTCCCATGTATTCCGAAGCTGAAAGACGCGAGAATGAGAGACGACAAGTTGGGTCTACGATTCCCGGAACGATGGCTGTGCCCAAGCTGcagccccctcctccggccaAGGCAAGGACGACCATGACTACGGATACAACCAACACAAGTGTGAGGTGGTACGGTTAGAAGTGAAGGCTTCGAGTACTGCAGGTATGATAGTGTAGCCCGGGGTTGGCAGCAGGTGGAACAGCACGGCGTTGAAAGAAGTCCGCGTGTGAGGTGTCCTTGTTCTTTTGATCCTCGGTGTTTGCGGTTGTATATAATACTGTCTATTTGTAGATCTATACCTCAAGTCCACATACATTATCTTCCTCTACCTAGTCCAGTCATGCACATTAAGTTGCGGTCGTGGTTGCGGTGAAGACcgaccttctccttcaaggTGAGTTCCCCGCATCCCCGCCTTTTTTGAGCTGGTACGTCATTGACAGTTTCGCACTCCAATCTTCCCCAAAACTTACCAGCGCAGCTTTCATCTCATCTTTCACATCTCATCCCTCTCAGCCACTCACACGCTTACTCGCGACCACAAAACGTAGTGGAAATGGCTCCCCAACAAGTTGACAcaaccatctcccccttcgcTACAGGCCCGGCTCTCGTCCTTACGAAACAGCACTCGGCTGACCACCCTCTAAAACTTTACGCGGGCTGGTTCTGCCCCTTTGTCCAACGAGCCTGGATCACTCTCCAAGAAAAGGAGATCGACTACCAATACATCGAGATCAACCCCTACCACAAATCCCCCGAgttcctcgccctcaaccCCCGCGGTCTCATCCCCACGCTTGTCCTACCTCCCGGTGAAGAGGGGAAACAGCGGGTGCTGTACGAAAGCGTGATTGTTTGCGAGTATTTGGACGAACAGTACAACTCTGGGACGAAGCTCCTGCCATGGGACCCCTAcgagagggcgagggcgaggttgtggGTGAATTTTGTGGAGAAGAAATTGGTGGCGGGGTGGTATAGGTTTATGCAGCATACGCCTGATAAGCCTTATAGTcttgagggggtgaggaaggagttTTTGGAGAATTTGAGGACTTttgtgagggagatggatgaggagggggaggggtggtttagtgaaggaggttttgggttggtggatgtGAGCTTTTTGCCTtgggcggggaggttgtggttgattGATCATTATAAGGAGGGCGGGGTGGGCATtccgaagagggaggagcgggaggggttggaggagggagagaggaaggtttgggagaggtgggagaggtggtatGAGGCTATTATGGGGAGGGAAACGGTCAAGGGGACTtggagtgagagagaggagtATATTGGGGTGTATAAGAGGTATGCGGAGGATCAGACGGGGAGTGAGGTTGGGAAGGCtacgagggaggggagggcgttgCCTTAGAGAGTTCAAATTATTTGGCCAATCTTGATTTTCAACTTGGCTTTACTGCTTCATAGCTGTCTTACGTTGTCTTGAGGAACCACTGAAAATCGTTGAGAATGAGAGGATGGAGCGCAAGGCAccataaccctaaccctcaaGATGCTGTCTTCCCCACAACGGCTATCTCCAATCTTTTACGAGATAAGcactcacctcacctcggtgatgatgtaACCCGGCGAGCCACCAAAGGATCGTCTGGTGAAGGCAGCCATTTTCATCAACCCAGCCCCTTTTATGATCCTTGCGCCTTCTTTGACGCCCGCTACATATACTGTCTCAAGTCCTCGCGTCATATATACTCACTCACCCTCGTTCACCAAACAAaactctcccccttcccatcacTTTCCCCTCATTCGTCCggcgccatcaccgccgccactCATCGCCCAAAATAGGCCGCCACTCACATCAGAACCGGCCTCGCGCcacaaacaaccacagcaccaaAGGGCCACGtttcgacgacgacgaggacgatttCGACCACTTCGACGATTCTTACGCCGGGTCTAACGATTTCTCAGTCCAAGGCAAGTCGGCCCGTcatcaaccaaaacccaaaaagaagaaaaagaaaggcgGCGGCAGGAGAAACAAAGGCAAAATGGGCCAGGACCACTCCGTCATCGACGAGGacacccctcccaaaaccCTGTCGTCTCGCTCCCTGGCCTCGGTGGCAGAACACATCCTCTCCGGCCGGGCAAAGCGCATAGTCGTCATGACGGGCGCGGgcatctccaccgccgccgggaTCCCCGATTTCCGCTCCCCCGACACGGGTCTCTACGCGAACCTTGCCTCGCTCGACCTGCCTGAGCCGGAGGCGGTGTTTGATCTGGGGTTTTTCAAGGTTAACCCTAGGCCGTTTTATGTTTTGGCCAAGGAGCTGTACCCGGGGAATTACCACCCGACGGTGTCGCATGTTTTTGTTAGGCTGCTCGCGGAGAAGGGGCTGTTGCATCAGTTGTTTACTCAGAATATTGActgtttggagagggaggcggggatTCCGGCGGAGAAGATTATTGAGGCGCATGGGAGTTTTGCGAGTCAGAGGTGTATTGAGTGCAAGACTGAGTTTGATGCTGGCAAGATGAGGGAGTTTGTTTCACGGGGGGAGGTGCCGAggtgtgaggagggggggtgtaaggggttggtgaagccGGATATTGTCTTTTTTGGGGAGCAGCTTCCAAAGGCGTTTTTTGACAGGAGGGacatggcggaggaggcggatttGGTGCTGGTTATGGGGACTAGTTTGCAGGTTCATCCTTTTGCGGGCTTGGTGGAtttggcggcggagagggtgcCGAGGGTGTTGTTTAAtctggagagggtggggagtATGGGGTGTCAGGCAGATGATGTGTTGACTTTGGGTGAttgtgatgagggggtgaggaggttggcggatGAGCTCGGGTGGAGGGAGGAACTGGAGGAGaagtggagggggttggttggggaggaggaggcggagaggcaACTGCAGGGGGCAAAGAAACGGGTTGAGGCTTTGCATGATGAGGTCGCCaagttggcggaggaggtggatgaggtgtTGCatttgggggagaagaaggagaaggagaaggaaggcaGTCATGTGGAGGCTTTGAATCCTGAGAACAAGCCGGATGGTGAGGGAAAGGTGGTTAATGAGGTTGATCCTGTGGGCGAGGATGCGGCGGCAATCAAGAGCTCGGTGAAGAACACTGATATCACGAAGACGGTGGAAGTCTCGGTGGAAACGGCGAACGCTTTGAAGCCAGTGGACATGCCGGACGGGGAGGGTAGGGTAGTTAGTGAGCAGAAGGCGGGCGGTCAGCAACCGGGGGACACTAAGAGCTCTgcttaggtaggtaggtgtcATGACACTTATCATATGGTTATGAAGGAGGCTCTACGGGATACACGTGTATCATGGATACCAAGGGACGTTGCAACTGGTTCGCAGACGGTTACAAAGGGGTCAACGGTTAGTCATGGGCGTTGTCAGCCAGTGAGGCATTCGAGGGAACACAAGTTATTGTATGGCTACAGGCAGGAATCGGAGTCAAATCCAACAACATACTAGTATCAACCTTCTACACTGGTGCTCATTTGTTTGAGTTTTACCCCTAGCCAAACGGTAAAAAAAACCACGTCAAACACATCTCGAATCGCTGAAAGATTTCACGACAGAAGTTCCCCTTGCGTAAACAACTGCTCTCACTGCAGTGATCGATAAGCGTCAGTCCCATATTGCTGTGCTGGCAACCAAAGGATGGCATCTTGATCTACCTCCCTAATGACATATTACATCGAAATCAAAATTTCGACTCACCATATCAAGCCATGAGAGGATCTCCTGTCAGGCCACAAGTGAATTGTGGGTGAAACTATCATCAACTTGCCTCTTCGAAGCATGTGTCCAGCgtgtggagaaggaggcctCTTTCGAACTGTGGTTCGGGCAATGCAGGGTACTTGTGTCAGCGACTAGGAAAATACTTCGTCACACCAGAGAATCACAGCACCACACCGTTTTATCGCGGCTTCACTGCCCATCTCGCGATAATTTTCTCGCattcctttcttttttttatcgCAACGCATCAGCTCCTGGCGAGATCTGGAAGGTGCTGCAGTTGGGGGGCAGGGCTCAGGCGGCGTTAATCATCAACGGCTCCAACAGCCACCCCAATTCGAGCGCAAAAGACGGCCAGGAGTCACTATGAAATGTCAAAGCTGTAGCGGAGGCCTCTCGAAAGATATATAACATCTATGATATCCCAACTGTTACTCGCATGTGGCTGTGTGCTGGAATATGCTGACCTCACGTTGACAACAGCATAGTGTTGTGTGTAACGTCAGGTGAGACTCTGGGTAACCCTGATGCTGCCAAAAGAAGCCaaccctacctacctatacAGTTTATGGTATTGCAACTCACCAAAGGCGGTCGCTACCTTTCAAAATGGATCCTGTCGACATTTAATAAACACGTGAAGAACAGTTGCAGCGAGATTGCACATGGTTTTGCTGGGGTACACGAGATCCTTGTGACCCCTTGGCAAGCATAAGCCGGTGACTGCCTTCTGAGATTTTCATATTTGAAAGTTGGGTAAGCACGCTGTCACGGAAAAAAGGGCGGTGCTCATAACCTCAAAGTTGACGATAGCAACGTGTTGCCGAGCCATTCATAGACCCGTGGTCGAGACTGTGGATGAAAAAGGGCTTGGCAGGTTATAGTCTGGCGTCTGGTGACAACGAGGAGTGATCAAAGTCACTGTCTGCACAGTTTTAACCCAGAACGTACACTCGTAAAAACTAGCATCAAAGTGAGCGTATGTCTGCTTGAAAAATCAGAAGACAAAATTTCGGGGGCTGAGTCCAGATCTGGGAGCCCAATTGTtactggtggtggtatttATCGTCTTGGCCTCGCTTTTAACTggccatcctcgtcaaaaccagcaaccaacaacacttcATGCTCCACCGCACCGCCACGGGGCCAAAAAGATCGAGGCACATCAAGCCGTGTCTCGGCTGTTGCTACCCTTGGGAATAGGTATGTATATCAAGGACACTCCCATGACAGTCTGCTCAGAAGTAGTCATCACCACTATCACCACAACAATCCCCAACACAACCTACCATCAGCATGGCCGTCAACTATACCGCCGTCGCGTGGACGCCGGTAGTCATGCTGGGCATTGCAATCGTTCTTGGCGTTTATGTTCTGGCCCGTCTCGCACTCGATCTGTCCATCCGACGCGGCTTGGTCAACTCGAAGAAGCATCAAGATGATATCGAAAGCGACGCTCCTTCCCACAGCAGATTTAGAATAACAGCAACCCGGTCCGTTGCGCTGGCCGGAGTTATCTGCTCGCTGCTCAGCAATATCCTCGAGCTGGTCATTATGTTTGATTACGTTGATTATTACGACCTGTCATATTTGAAACGGTACACTGCGCTCAACTTCTTTACCATGGCCGGCCGGCTTTGTCTTTTCGTCACGGCTATTCTCACCACGAAGGCCCTCGCATCCCCATCGAAGGGGCACTCGATCTCCCGGATCGTGTACACGATTTTGCTTGTCTTGATCGCTCTTTTCGCGCTGATCGTTTTCATCCTTCAGACCGTTATGTAAGTGTGAACCACTCGCCAAGTTTCCATCATTGGATTGCCTCTAATATGTTCGTCTGTACTTCAGTAATTCGATCAGAAATTATGGCTCTCGAGGAACAAATTACTTCAGACTCGCTAGGGCTACCCCCATTATCGGCCATACCTACTTTGGTTTGCTCGGTCTCACGACTCTTGTTATCAGTATTGGCTTGATCAGACGATGGACCCAGATCCGTGGCGCTGAGGTTCCCACGgtaagctcgagttcttGTGCTTTTCCTTGAAGAATTGAAATCTAACTTCTCATCTCCTTCCTAGGCCGAACGATCTGCTCTCAAGATGTTCACAATTGCTGCCGTGCCCGTTCTGACAACGATTATTGTCCTCGGCATCGTCTACAAAGCCACCTTCATCAACGGGTTGTACTCATACT from Podospora pseudoanserina strain CBS 124.78 chromosome 1, whole genome shotgun sequence includes:
- a CDS encoding hypothetical protein (EggNog:ENOG503PPC7); this encodes MRVTGPSDRRRNHAWLEMRSRERRWTRRQIEEEEDTSDSDGETSGDDSGDDSSDGEDDVPTVPTPRPLLPVPTVGAGAGVSLLPVPGTPAPVPGGTLGADEGGVDDGLTSESDGIDSGDDDSPDEDEEEENAVPPSPVDGSSSTSTSSIDGPAPTGSSSSSSLTASATITSSSTSTQSSSTVTESASASSTPTIDDVLTSVTAEPTSLPPLALPEVSPTPGTTGGATVDQEQLGASPSRMNAGAAAGIIIGTLAIIGCLIGAAFFWRKWRRDRGQPFMPVIVLPWKKDKDGYDSDAALVPPKINEKTNTAIMDDLMKAAYQAENGNDMEYYGGYPPDKRELHPNMIDEKAYVALAGHLTPRTPKKPVSTWLGGIVTPRQSQGPAFPPSPMYSEAERRENERRQVGSTIPGTMAVPKLQPPPPAKARTTMTTDTTNTSVRWYG
- a CDS encoding hypothetical protein (EggNog:ENOG503PDZE), giving the protein MKLSCALFSAILALSASALPAPHNGENHGGVSAADRRGRNASRVSSSAIVSATAAPTATAVPATPPPAAGGGEGGEEGEENEVEQEAQFGEAVELGGGNIKTDTLFPAGTNGVFEVEFQNQEGRSMIVTENKSPAAPPPGFKALEPVSYKVAIAGGGTDGLTLQKIDYILTADNTLDISAGQIGRFCPEANGFVIGAGVGELEFELEENELTLTVDSLVGEWGIFVPDNAAAGGAGAGVGAEAGAGTGAAGGACGAGTTCRALLDALQRLSGRA
- a CDS encoding hypothetical protein (EggNog:ENOG503PR3W), whose amino-acid sequence is MGKSYDSKTKVAGQKPQNWDDEITHKYCGAVDVGRTGKSNKAQRCQQCMIIKASMAKEESRETASRRNEKMGWQAGSLDWQ
- a CDS encoding Sirtuin 2 protein (COG:B; COG:K; EggNog:ENOG503NVQX), with amino-acid sequence MGQDHSVIDEDTPPKTLSSRSLASVAEHILSGRAKRIVVMTGAGISTAAGIPDFRSPDTGLYANLASLDLPEPEAVFDLGFFKVNPRPFYVLAKELYPGNYHPTVSHVFVRLLAEKGLLHQLFTQNIDCLEREAGIPAEKIIEAHGSFASQRCIECKTEFDAGKMREFVSRGEVPRCEEGGCKGLVKPDIVFFGEQLPKAFFDRRDMAEEADLVLVMGTSLQVHPFAGLVDLAAERVPRVLFNLERVGSMGCQADDVLTLGDCDEGVRRLADELGWREELEEKWRGLVGEEEAERQLQGAKKRVEALHDEVAKLAEEVDEVLHLGEKKEKEKEGSHVEALNPENKPDGEGKVVNEVDPVGEDAAAIKSSVKNTDITKTVEVSVETANALKPVDMPDGEGRVVSEQKAGGQQPGDTKSSA
- a CDS encoding hypothetical protein (COG:O; EggNog:ENOG503NV1S), with the protein product MAPQQVDTTISPFATGPALVLTKQHSADHPLKLYAGWFCPFVQRAWITLQEKEIDYQYIEINPYHKSPEFLALNPRGLIPTLVLPPGEEGKQRVLYESVIVCEYLDEQYNSGTKLLPWDPYERARARLWVNFVEKKLVAGWYRFMQHTPDKPYSLEGVRKEFLENLRTFVREMDEEGEGWFSEGGFGLVDVSFLPWAGRLWLIDHYKEGGVGIPKREEREGLEEGERKVWERWERWYEAIMGRETVKGTWSEREEYIGVYKRYAEDQTGSEVGKATREGRALP